A region of the Pseudomonadota bacterium genome:
GGTGCTCGGGGAGGCGCAGATCCTGGGGCAGGTAAAGCAGGCCTACCGCCAGGCGGTTCAGGCCGGGAGCATTGGAGCGCATCTTCATCACCTCTTTCAGAGCACGTTTAACGTTGCCAAGAAGGTGCACTCTCATACGGAGATAGCGCAGCACGGTGTTTCGGTAAGCTACGTTGCGGTGCGCCTTGCGCAGCAGATATTTTCTAATCTCGGCGATACTACGGTGCTTATTATCGGAAGCGGCGAGATGGCGGAGCTCTCCGCTCTGCATCTCTGTTCACATGGCTGTAAGCGTATCATCGTTGCTAATCGTACAGTGGAGCGGGCTGCGGAGCTGGCGGAGAGGTTCGGCGGTGTAGCGGTTGCTCTTGCTGATATTGAGCGCATATTAGACCAGGTTGATATAGTTATCTCATCGGTTTCGGTTGATCATCCGATCTTAACGCGCCGATCGATCAGTCTACGGGCGAAAAACAAGCCACTTTTCTTAATCGATCTCGGCCTGCCCCGTAATATTGCCCCCGAGCTCTCGGAGCTAGAAAGTATCTACCTTTATAATATAGATGACCTTGCTACCATCGCGACCGAGAACAGAGCGTTGCGTGAAGCGGCGGCGCAGGAGGCTGAGCTTATAATAGAGTACGGCCTGCTGCAGTTTGAAAGGTGGCGCGCTAAGGTTACAGCGCAGCCTGAGATAGTGGACCTACGGGCCAGGGTGCAGAGGATCTGTAGCGATGAGGTAGCGCGTATTGTTGCTAAAGATCTGAATATACAGGAGGAGCTCGCTACAAAGTTGGCCTACGCCATTAGCCAAAAGGTGGCACATGAATTGACCGCTCTTCTAGAGCAGCGCCTCGGTATAAACTCCGATCAGGAGCTAGGCGTGAGCACTGGAAACGCGGGTAGCTAGTCCGGCCATGAAAGGGATCGCCCACCTGATGCCTCTCTTGCTATTTTGGAGGACGGAGCTCCCAGGTGCTTCGCCCATGCGTGAGCCCTGGGAACGCCGGACTCTAGTCCGGCCATGAAAGGGATCGCCCACCTGATGCCTTTGAGGGATTAGCACAAATTATCTACGTGTGCGATCATCCTTAGTTTATGATGAATGGCTTACGCAGAACCTCGATTATTACACTACTTATAGCGCAGACCTTATATCTAGGAGAAGGTATGGCAGATACAAAGAAGATGAACGACGAAGAGCTTAAGAGAAAACTTACTCCGCTGCAGTACCAAGTTACGCAGCAGTGTGGCACCGAGGCCCCCTTTCAGAACGAGTACTGGAACGAGCATCGGGCTGGCATCTATGTTGATATCGTCTCGGGTGAGCCCCTGTTTAGCTCGCTTGATAAATTTGACTCCGGTTCCGGCTGGCCTAGCTTTACGAAGCCGATTGATGGAGTTGGTGTAACGGAGAAGGTTGATACGAGTCTCGGGGTAAAGAGGACTGAGGTTCGCTCTAAAGGTGGAGATTCGCACCTCGGGCATGTTTTTCCCGATGGACCGGGAGCTAATGGACTCCGTTACTGTATTAACTCAGCAGCGCTTAGGTTTGTTTCGGTTGAGCGGCTCGGTAGCGAGGGATATAGCCAGTACACGGGGCTCTTTAATAAACAGGCAGCGGCGCCTGTGTCTGAGGAGGTAGCACTTCTTGCCGGAGGGTGTTTCTGGGGGGTAGAGGAGCTTATTCGTGCGCAGCTGGGCGTAATCTCAACCGAGGTTGGATATACTGGTGGAAGCCTTGCCTCTCCAACCTATGAGAGGATAACAACCGGAATGACCGGGCATGCGGAATCGGTCCGCATAGTTTTTGATCCCGCTAAGATTTCATACGCAGAGATCCTGAAGCTGTTTTTTAGATTACATGATCCTACGACCATGAATCGCCAGGGTAACGATAGCGGAACGCAGTACCGCTCAGCTATCTTTTTTGCGTCACCTGAGCAGCAGAAGATAGCCGAAGAGGTAAAGCGCGAGGTCGATGCTTCGGGCCGGTGGAAAGCACCCGTGGTTACCGAGATAATTGCGGCAACAACCTGGTATCCAGCAGAGGAGTACCACCAGGACTATCTTCAGAAGCATCCAGATGGTTATACCTGCCACTACTTAAGAAAGTAACGCTCTAAGCTATGTACCTAGTCTAAGCAGGATCTGCTTTGCGATAATTGAAAAGAGGGTACGGAGCTCGTTGGCGTCTTGGGTTGCGAAGTATTCGCCCTGAACATCGGCAGTAGTTTTTTTGTTGTTGCTGCCTGGTTTATAGCATGCCGGCAGTGTTTCGGGGCAGGTCGATGAGGTATTGGTGCGTTTTTCAAAATCAAACTGGCCATCAGCTGTTATAACACCATTCGTAAGCGTCTCAGGATCAAGCGCAACGCGCGCAAGAAAGTTATCCTTGCGTATCAGTGGATTATCAACGTTTTCAAATGGATCGGAGCTGGCAGCCCCAGGATTCCCTACACCGATAGT
Encoded here:
- the hemA gene encoding glutamyl-tRNA reductase, which gives rise to MNNTIAAFIPSLFSNSLVYDPPVVLTGVSFRTLDLNGREKLARHAPQPEHLAQRIVQEGLAKEAAVISTCNRFEILSVGGTGAGIRSLFESIIGVKATSHEQLYQLHDQRAVRHLYRVSASLDSMVLGEAQILGQVKQAYRQAVQAGSIGAHLHHLFQSTFNVAKKVHSHTEIAQHGVSVSYVAVRLAQQIFSNLGDTTVLIIGSGEMAELSALHLCSHGCKRIIVANRTVERAAELAERFGGVAVALADIERILDQVDIVISSVSVDHPILTRRSISLRAKNKPLFLIDLGLPRNIAPELSELESIYLYNIDDLATIATENRALREAAAQEAELIIEYGLLQFERWRAKVTAQPEIVDLRARVQRICSDEVARIVAKDLNIQEELATKLAYAISQKVAHELTALLEQRLGINSDQELGVSTGNAGS
- a CDS encoding bifunctional methionine sulfoxide reductase B/A protein, whose product is MADTKKMNDEELKRKLTPLQYQVTQQCGTEAPFQNEYWNEHRAGIYVDIVSGEPLFSSLDKFDSGSGWPSFTKPIDGVGVTEKVDTSLGVKRTEVRSKGGDSHLGHVFPDGPGANGLRYCINSAALRFVSVERLGSEGYSQYTGLFNKQAAAPVSEEVALLAGGCFWGVEELIRAQLGVISTEVGYTGGSLASPTYERITTGMTGHAESVRIVFDPAKISYAEILKLFFRLHDPTTMNRQGNDSGTQYRSAIFFASPEQQKIAEEVKREVDASGRWKAPVVTEIIAATTWYPAEEYHQDYLQKHPDGYTCHYLRK